The genomic DNA ACCACCAGGCCATGGCCCATGCGCATGCCGGCGATGATCGGGTCGCCGGGCAGCGGGCCGCAGCACGGCGCCAACTGCACCGCCTGGCCTTCGTTGCCCTGGATCAGGATCGGGGCGCTGCGCGCCGAGGTCAGCTCGTCCACCGCCGCGGCGGTGGTGGCCACCAGCTGGTGTTCGGGCGCGAAGCGGCGCGCCACGACGGCGGCCAGGCGCTTGCCCAGGCCGATGTCGGCCAGGATTTCCTCGCGTGAGCTGGCGCCGGTGCTGCGCGCCAGCTTCTGCCAGGCCGGGTCGTCGGTGGCCGGCAGCGGCATGTGCAATTCCTGCAGGGCCTGGCCCAGCAGGCGCTCGCCGAAGGCCACCGATTCCTCGTACTTGACGGTGCGCAGGTAGTGGCGGATTTCCGAACGGGCGCGGCCGGTGCGCACGTAATTGAGCCATTGCGCGTTCGGGCGCGAAGCGGGGGAGGTGACGATCTCCACCGTGTCGCCGCTGTTCAGTTCCGTGCGCAGCGGCACGAACTCGCCGTTGACCTTGGCCGCCACCGCCTGGTTGCCGATGTCGGTATGGATGGCGTAGGCGAAATCCACCGGCGTCGCGCCGCGCGGCAGCGAGATGATCTTGCCGCGCGGGGTGAAGACGTAGACGGCGTCCGGGAACAGGTCGACCTTGACGTGTTCGAGGAATTCGCCCGAATCGCCGGTCTGGCTCTGGATGTCCAGCAGCGATTGCAGCCACTGGTGGGTACGCTTCTGCAGGTCGTTGAGCGTCAGGTCGGCGCCCTTGTACAGCCAGTGCGAGGCCACGCCTTCTTCGGCCACGTGATGCATGTCGCGGGTGCGGAACTGGAATTCCACCGGGGTGCCGTAGGGGCCCACCAGCGTCGTGTGCAGCGACTGGTAGCCGTTGACCTTGGGGATCGCGATGTAGTCCTTGAACTTGCCGGGCACCGGCCGGTACAGCTGGTGCAGCGTGCCCAGTGCCAGGTAGCACTCGGGCAGCGTGTGGACGATGACGCGGAAACCATAGATGTCGAGCACGTCCGAGAACGACTTCTTCTGGTCGACCATCTTGCGGTAGATGCCGAACAGCGTCTTCTCGCGGCCGGTGACTTCGGCCTCGATGCCGGCGGCGGGCAGCGCGGCACGGACCGAGTCGGCGATCTTGCCGATCACCTCGCGGCGGTTGCCGCGCGCGGCCAGCACGGCCTTGTACAACACCTGGTAGCGGTTCGGGTACATGGCCGCGAAGCACAGGTCCTGCAGTTCGCGGAACAGCAGGTTCAGGCCCAGCCGGTGGGCGATGGGCGCGTAGATGTCCAGCGTTTCGCGGGCGATGCGGCGGCGCTTCTCGGGGTTGACCGCGTCCAGCGTGCGCATGTTGTGCAGGCGGTCGGCCAGCTTGATGAGGATGACGCGCACGTCGCGCGCCATCGCCAGCAGCATCTTGCGGAAACTTTCGGCCTGCTGCTCGGCCTTGGTGGCGAAGTCCAGGCGGTCCAGCTTGGACAGGCCATCGACCAGCTCGGCGACTTCAGGACCGAACTTCTCGGCCAGCTCGTGCTTGGCGATGCCCTGGTCTTCCATCACGTCGTGCAGCAGGGCGGCGGACAACGCATTCGCGTCGAGCTTCCAGCCCGCGCAGATTTCCGTGACGGCGATGGGGTGTGAGATGTAGGGCGAACCGCTGGCGCGGAACTGGCCCAGGTGCGCCTGGTCGGCGAAGCGATAGGCTTCGCGCACGCGTTCTACATCTTTCTTGTCGAGATAGCTGCCGATGATTTCGGTCAGCGGCGCCAGCGAGGCGACCGGCGAGGCGGTCGCATCCGCCGCTTCTTGCGCGGCGACGGAGGGTGGCGTGGGGGAATTCTTGTCTTTCTTGCCCGTGCGGCGCCCGAGACGGGAGCCGGCACGTAGCGCGGCAAGCAGACCTGATGAAGCGTACTTCAGCCCGGGAAAAGCCATGCTTGCCGCCCCCCGGAAAAGATCAGGTGGGAACTTTGCGCAGCATTTCCACGCCGGTGAGGCCGCCCGCGATTTCGCGCAGGGCAGTGACCGTGGGCTTGTCTTTGCTGTCCAGGCGCGGGGCATGGCCTTGCGCCAGCTCGCGGGCGCGGTAGGTGGCGGCCAGCGTGAGCTTGAAACGGTTGGGGATCTGGTTCAGACAGTCTTCGACGGTAATGCGAGCCATTAGGACACCTGGTGCTGATGGTGGATAGGGAGAATGCGGTTTCGTTTCAGTGCGCCGCCGGGATGCCGAGCTGCGCAAACAATTCGGCGTGGCGCACGGCCTGAGACGAAAAACGCAGCCGTGCGGCGCTGACGATTTGAGTCAGTTCCGACAAGGCCACGCTAAATTCTTGATTAATAATAACATATTCGCATTCAGGCGCGTGCGCGATTTCGCCGCCCGCGGCCATCAGCCGGCGCGCGATCACTTGCGGCGCATCCTGGCCGCGCGCCTTGAGCCGGCTTTCGAGTTCCTCGATCGAAGGCGGCAGCACGAAGATGCCGATCGCGCCGGGAAAGCGCTGGCGCACCTGGCGCGCGCCTTGCCAATCGATTTCCAGCAGCACGTCGCGGCCCTCGCGGGTGGCTTCGTCGATGCGATCGCGCGGCGTCCCGTAGAAATTGCCATGGACCTCGGCCCACTCCAGCAGGCGCTGCTCGTCGCGCAATTGCTTGAATTCGTCGATGCCGATGAAGCGGTACTCGCGGCCGTCTTCCTCGCCGGGACGCGGCGCGCGGGTGGTGCAGGAGACGGACAGGAGGATGGACGGGTCTTGCTGCAGCAAGGCCTTGACCAGGCTGGACTTGCCGGCCCCGCTGGGGGCGACGACCATGAAGACATTGCCGGAAGTGGCGTGCATGAATGTGACGAGCGTGTGATGCCGAGACCCGAAGAATAGCAAATCGCGCAGCGCGGCAGGGGGAAAACCCTGCGCGCGTCGTCAATGCCAACCACCTGCGGGTTGGGGGCGCGCGATGCGGCCCCGCAAGAAAGCGGCCCCGAACGGCGGCCCGTGGCGGGACCGCCGCGCGGGCGCGGATCAGCGCGCCGCCGCCTGCGTCAGCTTGCCGCCCGGCGCGGGCGCGTCGCTGCCGAGCAGGTGGCCGTTCACCTCGATGCCGTAGAGCGAGTCGTCGGAGTCGTGGTACTTGGCGCGGGTCTTGGCCACCGATTCGGTGTAGCGCGGATCCTGGGGGCGTTCGTGGGCGTTCATGAAGTAGGCCACGTCCCACGCTTCCTGGTCGCTCAGCATGCCTGCCTGGCCCAGCGGCATGTTGGCCTTGATGAAGCCGGCGGCGTTGCCGATCTGGTGCATGCCGGCGCCCCAGTTGAAGGAATCCGGGCCCCACAGCGCGGGGAATACCCAGTGCTCGCCGTTCTTCTGTCCCTTGCCCTCGGCGCCGTGGCAGACGGCACAGTACTGGGCGTAGACCTCGCTGCCGCGCACGTAGTCGGCCTTCTGGGCCGGCTTGGGCAGCTTGAGGTAGCCCTGGCCCTTGAGCGCGACGCCGGTGGGCGCCTTGCTCGCCAGCCAGAACATATAGGTCTGCAAGGCGGTCAGCACCGGGTCGTCGGCCGCGGGCGGCTTGCCGTTCATGCTGAAGCGGAAACAGCCTTGCAGGCGCTCGGCCAGCGTGTTGACGTGGCCGTTCTTGGCGCGGTACGCCGGATACAGCACGTAGGCTGCCCACATCGGCGCGGAATCGGGGCGGCGGCCCGCGTCCAGGTGGCAACTGGCGCAGTTCAGGTCGTTGCCGACGAATTTGCTGGCGTTCTGCGGCGTGTGCAGGAAGATCTGCTCGCCCTGGCGCACGATCTTGCCGAATTCGCTGTCGGGTAGCGACGCGGCGCTGGGCGGCGTGAAGTCGGGGCGCGCATCGGCGGCCACGGCCGCTCCGGTCGACAGCAACGCGCTGGTTGCCGCGGCGGCGAACAGAAGATGAGCGAGTCGGTGACGGATCGGGGTCATTGCTTGGCTCCCGCGGCGGTGTTGGCTTGCGCGGCAAGCAGGTCGGCGGCCTTGGGCAGGCCGGCGTAGTAGGCGGACACGGCGTCGATCTCGGCGTCGGTCAGGCGGGTGGCCACGGCCGGCATCAGGCCGAGCGGGCCGGGCGGACGCTGGCCCTGGCGCCAGGCGCGCAGCTGGCCCGCGATGTAGGCGGCGGGCTGGCCGGCCAGGCTGGGAAAGTTGGCGCCCACGCCGATGCCGCCCGGGCCGTGGCATTGATTGCAGGCTGGCACGTTCTTGTCCCAGGCGCCGCGCGTGGCCAGCCAGGCGCCGGTATCGTCGGGCTTGACCGGCTGCCGGGCCGTGGCGGCCAATCGGTCGATGTTCAGCGGCGACGGCAGGCCGGCGTAATAGGCGGCCACCGCTTGCCGCTGCGCGGGGTCCAGCGCCTTGGCGGTGGCGGCCATCACCGGGCTCACGCGCGAGCCGTTGGCCATGGCTTCGAGCTGTTCGGCGAGATAGGCGGCGCCCATGCCCGCCAGATGGGGAAAGCCGGCGGCGGGGTTGCCTTCGCCGTTGGCGCCGTGACAGGTCATACAGGCCGGCGCGCCGTTGGCGCCCTGTGTGCTGATCTGGCGCCCATCGGGAGCGGCCTGCGCGGGACCGGGCAGCGCACCGAGCACGCCGGCGCCCAGCGCCAGCGCGCCCGCCCAACGGACGGTGGAAAAGGGCAGTAATGCCATGATCAAACTCCGAAATTTATTGGAATTTTGGTAATAAGTTAATTTCCAGAAATTATATGGAAATTTGTGACAGATCAAAGCCCGCCAGGGGTTTTGCGCGCGTTCAATTTGCAACAGCGATGGCGGCAATCGCGACGGCGCTGCATCCGTTCGCCGGCTCGTTTCCTGATCCGTGCTTGCCCAGCCGCACTCGGCGCGTAGCGAATGGAACGTTCGCTTGCACCATCGCCAGAATGATTCGGGTAGCATTTCGCCGACAGATAACAAGGAGCATCCAATGCACACGAACGAGATCGACCCTCCCCGCGTTGCGCTGGTCACCGGCGCCGGCACCGGCATTGGCCGCGCGGTGGCGCTGGAATTCCTGGCGCAAGGCTATCGCGTGGTGCTGGCCGGTCGTCGGCGCGAGCCGCTCGAAGCCACGCGCACGGCGGCGGGCGAAGATGGTGTGCGGGCCCTGGTGGTTCCCACGGACGTGTCCGACGAGCAGGCGGTGCGCGAGCTGTTCGACACCACCCAGCGCGAATACGGGCGCCTGGACGTGCTGTTCAATAACGCGGGCCGCGGCGCGCCGGCGATGCCGATCGAGGAACTGCCGGTGGCGCTCTGGCGCGAGGTGGTCGACACCAACCTGACCGGCATGTTCCTGTGCGCGCAGGCCGCGATCCGCGTGATGAAGGCGCAGACCCCGCAGGGCGGCCGCATCATCAACAATGGCTCGATCTCGGCGCACGCGCCGCGGCCGTTCTCGATCGCCTACACCGCCACCAAGCACGCGGTGACGGGCCTGACCAAGTCGATTTCGCTGGATTGCCGTCCGTACCACATTGCCTGCGGCCAGATCGATATCGGCAATGCCGCCACCGACATGACCGAACGCATGGCCGCCGGTATCCTGCAGGCCGATGGCAGCACCAAGGTCGAGCCGCGCATGGACGTGGCCCACGTCGCGCAGGCCGTCGCCGCCATGGCCCGCCTGCCGCTGGACGCCAATGTCCAGTTCATGACGATCATGGCGACCAACATGCCGTTCGTCGGGCGCGGCTGAAGGGATTTTCGCCGGCAACAAAAAAACGCCGCGGGCCAATGCCAGTCGTTAAGCCTTGAAGGGCGTTTTTTCATTCCACATTGAACAAAAAGGAGCGCGTTTTGCGCTCCTTTTTGCGTGATTCGCAGCCCTTCGTTCGCTCAACTGACTGGCATTGGCCCTTGGGCGCTTTTCTCGCTGGTTTCCGGTTCGCTCTCGCAGGGCATGAAGCTCGAGGCACTGCCGCCGTTCACCGTCAATAGGTTATCTGATCCGAGAACGTGACTTCCGACCAGCGCCTGGTCGGACAAATCAGCTCGCGGCATCCCAATGTCCGCCTTGTCGCCATCCAATGCCGAAGCATGATTGCACACGGGTACATAGGGGACGAGGATGGTCGGGTGGTTGCGGCGGGGGGCATGGATCTCGTTCAGCTTGCTGGTGTTCACGGTATCGGCGTCCGCACAGACGCAGGGCAG from Achromobacter xylosoxidans includes the following:
- a CDS encoding RelA/SpoT family protein, whose translation is MAFPGLKYASSGLLAALRAGSRLGRRTGKKDKNSPTPPSVAAQEAADATASPVASLAPLTEIIGSYLDKKDVERVREAYRFADQAHLGQFRASGSPYISHPIAVTEICAGWKLDANALSAALLHDVMEDQGIAKHELAEKFGPEVAELVDGLSKLDRLDFATKAEQQAESFRKMLLAMARDVRVILIKLADRLHNMRTLDAVNPEKRRRIARETLDIYAPIAHRLGLNLLFRELQDLCFAAMYPNRYQVLYKAVLAARGNRREVIGKIADSVRAALPAAGIEAEVTGREKTLFGIYRKMVDQKKSFSDVLDIYGFRVIVHTLPECYLALGTLHQLYRPVPGKFKDYIAIPKVNGYQSLHTTLVGPYGTPVEFQFRTRDMHHVAEEGVASHWLYKGADLTLNDLQKRTHQWLQSLLDIQSQTGDSGEFLEHVKVDLFPDAVYVFTPRGKIISLPRGATPVDFAYAIHTDIGNQAVAAKVNGEFVPLRTELNSGDTVEIVTSPASRPNAQWLNYVRTGRARSEIRHYLRTVKYEESVAFGERLLGQALQELHMPLPATDDPAWQKLARSTGASSREEILADIGLGKRLAAVVARRFAPEHQLVATTAAAVDELTSARSAPILIQGNEGQAVQLAPCCGPLPGDPIIAGMRMGHGLVVHTADCPVAMRQRLREPERWINVAWDAHTAKHLATRLDIVTRNERGVLGRLAAEVTAADANIMHVTMHDDAVSTVSLHLTIQVDSRKHLAQVIRAIRHVPQVQKIVRVKG
- the rpoZ gene encoding DNA-directed RNA polymerase subunit omega, with the protein product MARITVEDCLNQIPNRFKLTLAATYRARELAQGHAPRLDSKDKPTVTALREIAGGLTGVEMLRKVPT
- the gmk gene encoding guanylate kinase; this encodes MHATSGNVFMVVAPSGAGKSSLVKALLQQDPSILLSVSCTTRAPRPGEEDGREYRFIGIDEFKQLRDEQRLLEWAEVHGNFYGTPRDRIDEATREGRDVLLEIDWQGARQVRQRFPGAIGIFVLPPSIEELESRLKARGQDAPQVIARRLMAAGGEIAHAPECEYVIINQEFSVALSELTQIVSAARLRFSSQAVRHAELFAQLGIPAAH
- a CDS encoding c-type cytochrome, with the translated sequence MRHRLAHLLFAAAATSALLSTGAAVAADARPDFTPPSAASLPDSEFGKIVRQGEQIFLHTPQNASKFVGNDLNCASCHLDAGRRPDSAPMWAAYVLYPAYRAKNGHVNTLAERLQGCFRFSMNGKPPAADDPVLTALQTYMFWLASKAPTGVALKGQGYLKLPKPAQKADYVRGSEVYAQYCAVCHGAEGKGQKNGEHWVFPALWGPDSFNWGAGMHQIGNAAGFIKANMPLGQAGMLSDQEAWDVAYFMNAHERPQDPRYTESVAKTRAKYHDSDDSLYGIEVNGHLLGSDAPAPGGKLTQAAAR
- a CDS encoding c-type cytochrome, with protein sequence MALLPFSTVRWAGALALGAGVLGALPGPAQAAPDGRQISTQGANGAPACMTCHGANGEGNPAAGFPHLAGMGAAYLAEQLEAMANGSRVSPVMAATAKALDPAQRQAVAAYYAGLPSPLNIDRLAATARQPVKPDDTGAWLATRGAWDKNVPACNQCHGPGGIGVGANFPSLAGQPAAYIAGQLRAWRQGQRPPGPLGLMPAVATRLTDAEIDAVSAYYAGLPKAADLLAAQANTAAGAKQ
- a CDS encoding SDR family oxidoreductase codes for the protein MHTNEIDPPRVALVTGAGTGIGRAVALEFLAQGYRVVLAGRRREPLEATRTAAGEDGVRALVVPTDVSDEQAVRELFDTTQREYGRLDVLFNNAGRGAPAMPIEELPVALWREVVDTNLTGMFLCAQAAIRVMKAQTPQGGRIINNGSISAHAPRPFSIAYTATKHAVTGLTKSISLDCRPYHIACGQIDIGNAATDMTERMAAGILQADGSTKVEPRMDVAHVAQAVAAMARLPLDANVQFMTIMATNMPFVGRG